A window of Strigops habroptila isolate Jane chromosome 5, bStrHab1.2.pri, whole genome shotgun sequence genomic DNA:
AGCAGTGAAGGTGCAATGGGATCACCTCCAAGGGGCTGTGTGGCCCTGGCTGCTGTGGCAGCACAAGTGGAGAGAGGGATGACCACCTCACAGCCCTATCCTGGGAGGTTTGTCAGGGGGTGGTGTGAGATTAACCAGAGAGCAGGTTTGGGGTGGCCTTGCCATGGCTCGGGTCTGTGGTGGATGGCAGTGTTTAGCCAGATGGGTGGCCAGGCCATCCCATCCAGAGCGCCAGGGCCCACTGCCCTCACCTTGAAGTCGCTGATGTTGGCCCCGAAGCTGATCCTGCCCATGTTCTCCAGGAGCACATCCAAGGTGTCCCCTGTCCTCCCCGTCACACGCAGTGTTGTCTGCCCGTCCCGCTCCAATGTCCCGTGGTactcctgcagccacagggtCAGCGCTGCTGCCCCATGCCCAGATCCCACCGCCTCAaatgctgctggctgcctgctcccGCTGAGCCAGCTCAGGGCTGCCCTCCACCCCAAAGGGGGCAAATTCAGGCCAGAGGGCTATCCCACAAGGGCTCAGTGTGGCTCTCAGCACCTTGGCGCTTCCTGAGCCTCTGGAatggcacagccctgctgcccgCAGGACCCCGAGTGCTGGGCAAGGGATGCCTGTGCTCCTGTATTCTCACCTTCTGCAGCATCACGTAGCCGCGGTCGCAGATGCTGTGGGGAGGAGCGTCCAGCGTGGCTGGGTCCAGGACATCCCAGGGCAGCTGCGTGCGGTACACCACAAATCCATGGGCCTGCGGGACACAGCGAAGGGcatagaaaggaaaacagggcTGAAGATGAGCTCTGCTCCTCCACCccagagccagggcagggcaggcaagCCTAGGCCCCTCACCTGCTTTATGGCCTCAAAGGTGAGGGGGAGCTGGCTCTGGATGGGCCCAGAGGGGCACAGCACTTCCAAGGCATCCAGGAGGTCGGCATGCTGCAAAGAGAGGGGTGGGCGCTGGGCAGCCAGCCAgtgccaggcaggagcagcacagcccctcgGGCAGGCACTCACCTTCTGCAGGGCCACCCGGCCATAGGAATACTTGGGGGTGGCAGGTGGCATCGGGCCGGCTGGCAGGGACTGGAACTGAAAAGCAAGCTGTCAGCTGCCCCTCAGGGCAAGCAGGAGACGCCCCTGCCCTGCCAGGTCCCTCTGTGTCCCACTcttccctggcacaggcagTGGTGCCCAGTACTgtccccctcctcctgccaggcTCAGCACCTTGCTGATGACTGTGCGGATGGCAAACAGCTTCTCAGTGGGGTCTCCTGCCTCTGAAAGTGGGGCATCATAGTCGTAGCTGGTGGTCACTGGTTTGTACTGGTCCTTGAAGTCAGCACCTGGCCAGGGAAGCTATGGGAGCTGGAGAAAGGGGCTCTGCCAGAGCTCAGGTCATGGAACCCAGTCCTCGGCTGGTTGCAATGCAATGGAGGGGCATGACCCGGGACTGGGACACCCTGCCTGGGGACAAAAGGAGTCCCAAGTTTGGGTTCAGGGGCCCTTGGGTCAGAACACACCATGGGACAGAACAAAAGCCTGAAGCAGGCTCCTCAGGGATAGCCAAGGAAAGCCCCCCAGCATTGCAGCATCCACCTCCTCCCCAGGGCAGGGACCTACTCACCACTCCAGTAGGCGAAGTTTGTCCCCCCATGGAACATGTACCTACGGGACACCCCAGAGAGCCCCATCAGCACCCCACACACTCAGCAGGGGCTGACCATACGCTGCCCCCTTCCTGCTGCGCCcagtgccagccctgcctgctgagCCCTGTAGGATGAAGGTGAGTGGCAATGCCCACTCcagtggtggagatgggagGGCAATCCCCCCCTAGGCTGTGCCCCACCAGCTGACAACTTGCATGTTGACGCtggctcccagctgcagcatgtCCTCCAGCCCCCGGGCCACATCCAACGAGCTGGTGCTGGCGTGAGCCTCCCCCCAGTAGTCCAGCCAGCCTGTGTAGTACTCGGAGTTCACCTGGGGAAGAAAGGGACTGTCACCCACCCAGAGCTCCTGTCAACCCTCTGTCAGCCACATACCCCCTGCTCAGCTGTAGCCTGGCCCCAGCTCCCCTCTTGCCTCGCCCCCCCAGCCGTCCACCTCCCCAAAGCCATCGTGGGTCATTGCCCCCACGGTGCCCAAGTCAAGCTCACCAGGGGCCCCTTCGGCTCAACCCAGCGCTGGGCTCCAAATGCCTCTGTCATATTGGAGCCTGTGGAGGTGTAGGGAGGGAGGTTGGAGAGGGACAGAGCAGGGACCGCCAtaccctctccttcccccccttcccagAGGTACCTGGCCCAAAGTCGACAGTGGCATAGAGCCCCTGCAGCGTGCCGCAGCGCAGCTCCTCTGCCCGTGTGCCATCAGTGGTGAAGAGCAGCACCTCGCTCCCCAGCAGCGCCCGGAAGGAGCCCAGCAGGTGCCGCAGGTACCCATAGTCACAGGCATAGTAGCTCCCATATTCATTCTCCACCTGCAATCAGGGCAGCGGCTGGCACCCAGCATGCATATGGCAGGTCCCACTCCCACTGGGATGAGCATCCAGCTCCCCCCTTCCCTCATGACATCGTCAGATGTCGTGAAAGCCCCCAGGTGGGTCCTGAGAATGACCTTCCAGCCCCACCATgacccccagctctgccagtgtCCCTCAAACCACAATTGAGGTGTAGTGGGTACCCCAGAGTCCCAGCCTTGGGTTTAAAGCCAGGCCCAGAGGTTGGGAGGGATTTATCTAAGAGTGAGCTGTGCCAGATGAGGTCACGGTGCAGGGGGCACAGGTGGCTTTTTGGGGCACATCCAAAAATGACCCACACAGGGCAGGGGGCCAGGCCCTACAGCACCCTACCTGCACGCTGATGATGTTCCCCCCATGCTGGTACAGGTGTGGCTTGATCTTGGGTAGCAGGACATGGAGCCAGGAGTCCACAGCTGCCAGGTAGGCTGGGGGGACAGAGGGCAGCTCACCTGGCTGCAGTGTCCACCTCAGCCCActtgcagccagccctgccaggaggagaaaggagcagaCGAGGCAGGGCCAAGCATGATGGGAGAGGTGGAAAACAAACTACAGGGCTCTCAAAAAATGGAGAAGATGGGAGAGAACACACACGCAGGGCAGGCAGGTGCATGGAGACTGGCAGCAGACTCTAAGAACATGGTGCTCACAGCCCCATGCTGAGGCTCACCGGGGTCGGAGGAGCGCAGGACAATGTCTGGTTTCCACAGCAGCCAGGAGGGCAGGCCACCCTGAAAAAACAtgcacagcagagagggaggcAGAAGAACCACTCAGCAACCTGGGCTGATACACAGCCGAAACCTGGCCAGCGTAATGCTAATGCCTAGCACCAGAGTGGCATGTGTGCTGggggcagcagcctgggcaTAGCTGCCTTGCaccagagctggagcacctgTGCCCATCCCAGACCACCCATCACCCTTCTGTGCCAGGCTAGGGTCTGGGACTCACCATCTCCCATTCCGCACAGATGTAGGGCCCCGGCCGCAGGAtcaccagcagccccagctcagctGTCAGGTCCAAGAAGGCTTCCACGTCCCGGTCCCCAGCAAAGTCATAAACCCCTGGCCGTGGCTCGTGGTAGTTCCAGGGGACATAACTGGGGTGAGAGGGAAGATCACCACATGGGGACTAAGGGCACCCCAGCATGACGGCGAGCCATCCCACAGGCTGGTTCCTCTGCTCCTGGGAACTGGATTCCAGCCTGAGCAGAGGATGGTAAATGGGGCTGGACTGGGTCTAGTCCAGGCTCATGCTTGTGTCTGGCAGGGGCGTCCTGCGGGTCGCAGTCAGCCCAATGCAAGGGCTAGTCCTCGCTGCCTGTGATCAGAGAGCACCCTTGCCTCTGTCCCTGCTCCAAGGACCCCAGAGACCCTGAGGGGCAGCTGTGGGCTGTGCCCCTGTCACTTACACCTGCACAGCACTCAGTCCGCTCATGTACATCTTGAGGAGTCGGTCCCTCCAGGCAGGGCGCGGGACACGGGCGTAGTGGATGCTGCCCGAGATGTAGCGGAAAGGGACACCGTCCTTGCGGAAGCAATCCTCCTCATAATCCAGCTCGAAGGAGCGTGACAGCGGGGAGGCCTGCGGGAgaggggcagtgctgggggggctgcagACCCTCCCCAAGCCCAGCCACCCTCTCCCACACTGGGACAGGGACTGATGGGGGCTGATTCCTGGGTGAGACTCTCCTCATCCTCTGTGTAGGGACAAGGCAGATACCATACTGccccaggagagcaggagggacaGGCGGAGCAGTCATTTGCACCACCTGATGGTCCCCCTCACTAATCAAACACCCTGCAGCTGAGCTTGTAGCAGTTTGCAGGATGCACGCTGCTGGGCATTtgtgcagggagctgggagtgCAAGTGGGACattctgcagcagaagggagCCATTGCAGGAAGAGTAGAGACATGGCAGATCCCGGAGCCATCCCACCGGATCCTTCATAGCTCAGCCCCGCGCACTTCTCCCAAACTTTCCACCCGTTTTGCTAACCTGCGTGTGCAGGAGCCCCGCCGCCAGCAGCAGGGCAAGAGCCGGAAGCTCCATCCTTGCTGGGCACTCGGCAGGTCCGGGATGCGGGACGAAAGTGGACTTGGACACCCCCATCACATGATCCTTCTTGGCCAGTGCCGGGCGCTTCCTCCAGGGTCCTACAAGCAGAGAccgggagcagcagcacagcttgtgGGGAACATCGGATAGCGGGTAAGCAGCTCTGGCCGCCCGCCTGGTCCAGCTGCACATCACCCCTCCAAAGCCCACCCAGCACGGGATGCAGGCAGCCTACCACGGCCCGAGCCAGCTCCGCACATCCCCGGTGCCCCCCGGGTGGTGGGTGACACACGTTGGGGCACAAGGAGCCTCGTAATAGTGTCACCACCAGACAAAACGCCCTCGAGGGAGCTCAGCCCACTTGTTCCATcagagaggtggtggtggaGCCTCGGTTACAGCCGCGGTAGcggggatgctgctgctctcccgCACCGCTCGCAGCCGGGGGATGCCACCGCGTTCCACCCGGGTCACAATGCGGCGCGAGCCCGCCGGCTCCCGAACGTGCGATCCCCGACGGGCGGCAGCGGGCACCGGGGAGGCGGCAGCGCCCCGCCCGCTGGGTGACGCGACGGGTGACGCGGCGGGTGACGCGCCGCGGCGGGCGATGACGCGGGCGGGCGATGGGGCAGGCGCTGTGCGTCTGCTCGCGCGGCACCGTCAGCCTGGGGGGAGCGCGATACCTGCTGCTGCACCGGCTGGCGGAGGGGTGCGAGCGGGGCGGCAACGGCGAGGAGCTCGGGCGGCGGGAGGCTCGAGCGGGGGGATGCTCAGGCGTAGGGAATGTTCGGGCATGGGGGGACTCAGGCATTGGCGGGGCGATGCTTGGGTATGGGTGTGATGCTTGGGCATTGGGGGGTGCTTGGGCGTGGGGTTGCTCGGGCATGGGGCTGCTTGTGCACGGGGGGATGCTTGGGCATGGGTGTGATGCTCAGGCATGGGGGGGCTGCTTGGGCGTGGGGGTGATGCGCACGCATAGGGGATGTTCAGGCATGGGGGAATGCATGGGGGTGGAGGTGACGCTGGGGGATGGGGGTGTGCTCAGTTATAAGGAATGTTTGGGCATGGGGGTGATGCTCAGGCATGGGGGGGTATGCTTAGGTGTGTGTGAGATGCTTGAACATGGTGCAAAAATGCTTGAGCACAGGCGGTGTTTGTGCTTGGCAGGGGAGATACTTGAGCATGGTGAGGGAAGATGCTTGAGCATAGTGGGTGCTTGTGTATGGCAGAGTATTCTCATGCTGGGTGGCAGGGCTTGGTCATGCCCACGAGTGGGTGCTTGGACCCATGGGAGTTGGGTGATTGGACCAGTGGGGTTGCTCATGCAGAAGGGGGAGGCTTTGGATGTCTGGCATGCGTCCCCAAGATAGGGGGAATGTGCATGTTTGGGGTATTCCCATGGAGAGGGGTGCAGGCACCTGCTGCCCTCTGCTTCTCTCCCCTTGGTGCACACAGTTGAGGCTGGGCACAAGGCCAAAATGTGGGTGCCACAGCAGTGTGACACCTGACCCACGCTGCACTCGTCACCTTGCAGGGGCTTCAGCTACGTGGACCTGGTGGAGGGTCTGCGGGACGGGCGCTTCTACGCTCTGAAGCGCATCCTGTGCCATGACAAGGAGGACCACCAGGCTGCCCTGCACGAGGTGGAGATGCATGGCCTCTTCGACCACCCCAACATCCTGTGCCTGGTGGCCCACTGCATGGTGGAGAAAGGCGCCAAGCACGAAGCCTGGCTCCTCCTTCCTTACGTGAAGGTGAGGGGGGCTCCCCTGGCTGTCCCCCACCCCCTTGCCACTGGGAGCAACAGTGGTGACCAGCTGCTTGCATTTGCAGGGGGGGACCCTCTGGAATGAGGTGGAAGCACTGCGAAAGAGAGGGACCTTCATGCCAGAGCAGCGAatcctcctcatcctccatGGCATCTGCTGCGGGCTGCAAGCCATCCACAGCAAGGGCTATGCACACAGGTGGGGGCCAGCAGCCTCAGCTGaagggggcaggcagggggtTGAATAGGCACTCGGTGATATCCATTCCCACAGGGACCTCAAGCCCACCAACGTACTGCTGGATGAGGATGACCGGCCCGTGCTGATGGACCTGGGCTCCATGAACCAAGCTCGCATTGAAGTCAACAACTCTCGGGAGGCCATGGCCATACAGGTGGGTGGTCTGGGACATCATCCCgccagcctgtccctgccccgGGCCCTTCATCCTCACCCTCCTCTCTGCAGGACTGGGCTGCCCAGCGCTGCACCATCTCCTACCGTGCCCCCGAGCTCTTCACGGTGCCGAGCCAGTGCATCATAGATGAGCGCACAGATGTCTGGGTAAGGATGCGGTCCTCTCgcccccatcccactgctgtggggctgccctgACCCCGCCATGCTCCAGTCCCTAGGCTGCGTGCTATACTGCATGATGTTTGGGGAGGGCCCCTACGATGCCATCTTCCAGAAGGGCGACAGCGTGGCTCTGGCGGTGCAGAACCCCATCACCTTGCCCTCCACAACCAGGTGAGGGGTTGGGGAGGGTGACCCTGCTCCCAGGCAGCCCCTTGTGCTGTGCACCACATGGACACCACCCTTACCATCTTTCTTCCAGGTACTCGGCTGCCTTGCAGCGCCTGCTCTTCTCCATGATGACAGTGAACCCCCAGGAGCGACCCAGCATAAATGACATCCTCCACCAGCTGGAGGGGCTGCAGCCAGCGCTGGCGGGACAGGACACCACACAGATCTGAACGTGTCCCACCCCATGGCAGCAACGTACCCTGAAGCCAAGCcaggggaaaagcagctgccCTCATCCCCGCTGCCCAGTGGAGCCATTGCAGAGAGGATTGCTGTGGTcaggggagagctgctgctctttgctgggGTGTGTTGGATTTGGAGTGTTCTGTGCCCTGGATGCTGCTGCATGGGACTTGGTCTGTGTTCCAGAACTGTGGGCATGTGACCTGCTGCTAAACACAGGGCCCTGGCTGCCCCTGGCGCTTGCAGAGGAGCGTGCTGTGGAACCTCCCCCGGGTGATGGCAGCAGTGGCCCTGCAGCGCTGTGCCCCAGGAGGGTTGCTCCTGCCCGGGGAAGAGCTGCAGTTGGGGtcctggtgctgtgctggagcaaggCAGGGGGTTTAGCACccgctctgctgctgctcctggcaccGACATTGCCTTGTGTTTGGAGTAAAAGATGTTCTTGCAGAGGTGGGTGTGTCCCTATCTACGGGGAGGGGATCCTGCCAGGAGCATTAGGAGAGCAGGGCACGCTGCCTGGGTTAAGCAGCCAAGCGTtgctggagggaagagcagTGGAGGACAGCTAAGGACAGCCCCGCTGGGGCGGCACAGCGAGAGCATTAGCAGTAAGCAGGGAAAGTTAATCCCTGGCCCCAGCACGCTCCTGATGGGAGTTAACACaactctgcagctggagctgtgcgCTGCTGTTGAGAGTCTCCGGGGCTGTGCACTGCAGGCAggggctcagcacagcacaggcaggcagTGGCAGGGGTACAGGCAGAACTTCTCCACTGCCCAAGGAGAGGGAGGTGGGTGcccaggctgggagctgccggagccctgctgcagtgggtgGGGGTGAGCAGAGCCTGGGGAcacccccagcccagcagcacccttGGCTGGAGATGCTCACTGGGACATGCAGCAgatgggctgcccagggatggggagTAAAAAAAGAGATGCAGACAAGCAGTTTCACAGGGAGCGTTCCCCACATTTAATCCTCTCAACACAACACAGCAGTAAAGCAGCCACGGGGTTTATGCCATGCTGGATGCTCTTGTGGGGTGCACCCGCTGCACCGCAGAGCTGGGCCCATCCCTCGTCCTGCACTATGGCCACAGGGACAGGGGTGCCAGGCTGCTCCCACTGCTTCAACCACTATCCTGGATAAGCCCTCCTACCCTCAGGCTGCACACAGGGAGAAGTCTCAGCAGCCACCAATCTTTTACTGCTCAGGCTAAACCTGCTCCCCTGAGCTCCAGGATACAACATGGGGCCATATACCACAGGGCATATACCACACAAGGAAGCAATATCCACCACCAGCTGGACCAGTGAGTGGGGTGGGATGTGTGCCATGGCCCCCAGAGTGGACCCAGGGGCTCTTACCTGCACAGGGAGCAAACTGGAGCTGAGCAGAGTGTTGGGAGGAAGCatagcagcaccagcagcagagctgaagcacTCACCACACACCTGACCTGGCAAGAAACCGAGACAGCTGGGGGGTTAGTGGGAGACACAGAGGCTCTGAAACGGTTTATTGCAAAGGGTTTCTGCAGGTAACACAGGGAAGGAGCGCATGGTCCTTGTTGGTAGGGGCTTCTCTACTCCTCgccctcctcttcatcctcgTAGGAGTCCAGGCCCACCTCCTCGTAATCCTTCTCCAGAGCGGCCATGTCTTCCCGCGCCTCAGAGAACTCCCCTTCCTCCATGCCCTCCCCCACGTACCAGTGCACGAAGGCTCGCTTGGCGTACATCAGGTCAAACTTGTGATCCAGGCGAGCCCAGGCCTCGGCAATGGCCGTGGTGTTGCTCAGCATGCAGACGGCGCGCTGCACCTTGGCCAGGTCCCCCCCCGGCACCACGGTGGGAGGCTGGTAGTTGATGCCCACCTTGAAGCCTGTGGGGCACCAGTCCACAAACTGGATGCTGCGCTTGGTCTTGATGGTGGCGATGGCGGCGTTGACGTCCTTGGGCACCACGTCCCCGCGGTACAGCAGGCAGCAGGCCATGTACTTGCCGTGGCGAGGGTCGCACTTCACCATCTGGTTGGATGGCTCAAAGCAGGAGTTGGTGATCTCAGCCACTGAGAGCTGCTCGTGGTACGccttctctgcagagatgaCAGGGGCATAGGTGGCCAGGGGGAAGTGGATGCGAGGGTAGGGCACCAGGTTGGTCTGGAACTCGGTCAGGTCGACATTCAGGGCTCCATCAAACCGCAGCGATGCTGTGATGGATGAGACGATCTGGCTGATGAGTCTGTTCAAGTTGGTGTAGGTTGGGCGCTCGATGTCCAGGTTCCTGCGGCAGATGTCGTAGATGGCCTCATTGTCCACCATAAAGGCACAGTCTGAGTGCTCCAGGGTGGTGTGTGTGGTGAGGATAGAGTTGTAGGGCTCCACCACAGCAGTAGAGACCTGTGGTGCAGGGTAGATGGAGAATTCCAGCTTGGACTTCTTGCCATAGTCAACAGAGAGTCGCTCCATCAACAGGGAGGTGAATCCGGAGCCAGTGCCACCTCCAAAGCTGTGAAACACGAGGAATCCCTGGAGGCCTGTGCACTGGTCAGcctgcagagagaaatgtgtGAGACTGCTCTGAGATGGATTTCTTTGTGAATATCACATGGTTCAGAAACCTTTCAAGACCTAGTCCAtctctgccatgggctgctGCAGATCCCTCCCAGGGCACAGCAGGGTTTGAAGTGTGCTCTGAGCCTAAGTATGATGCTGGATCCCCACCCAAGGGGGACATGTACCACCTCTGCAGTCACCTACCAGCTTTCGGATCCTGTCCAGCACTTGGTCAATGATTTCTTTGCCGATAGTGTAGTGCCCACGGGCATAGTTGTTGGCAGCATCCTCCTTGCCAGTGATCAGCTGCTCTGGGTGGAAGAGCTGTCGGTATATCCCAGCCCGAACTTCATCTAGGAGAGACAGGGGAGTGCTGAGCCTAGTGGAGGCTGTTGGTTTGAGCTGTCTGCCAAGCAGAGGAGCATGTGCGAGCACCCATCCCTCACCCAGGCTCCGCCTGCCAAGGCCGCGTCCAAGGACCTACACGTCACCAGGGCCACCACCAGCATCAGGTTTCTctggcaggaggtggctgccACCTCCCTGCACAGGAGCTCAGCTTCTCCCACTATCGGGAGCTGCAGCGGCACAGGGGAAGCTGTGGTTCCGGTTGGGCTGGTTTCTCCCTGTGCACATGTGGTAGCGGAGACAACCAGCACCACTGCCTCTAGGACACTTCGGGAACAAAAGCTGGTGCTCAGGCTTGTGGCTTCTCCTGGGGAAAGAAGGGCCCTCAGGTTGAACCCAGTACAGGACGCTGCCAGCAGACCACAAGCACCAGCTGATTGCTACCCACCCATGGGTGTGCCCCACGCCGTGCAAACTCCAGCACTCACCAATCACGGTGGGCTCCAGGTCCACGAAGATGGCCCGCGGGACATGCTTCCCAGCCCCAGTCTCGCAGAAGAAGGTGGTGAAGGAGTCGTCCCCTCCGCCAATGGTTTTGTCGCTGGGCATCTGCCCGTCAGGCTGGATGCCGTGCTCCAGGCAGTACAGCTCCCAGCATGTGTTGCCCATCTGGACGCCAGCCTGGCCGACGTGGACGGAGATGCACTCACGCTGTGGAAGGGGAGGCAGGGTCAGATCCCAGCACACCTCTGTCCTCCCTGCCTTGGGGAgggctctgcctgtgccagtgccacaCTGCCACCGGCATAGGAGCTGCCAGTGGTCCCAGAGAGCACATGCTCCTCTGGGTGACCTCCTGCATGCCCCTGAGGGGCCCAACAGGCCTGTCATTGTCCTTAGCCATGGACAGGCATCCTGCCAGGTCGTGCACCAGCTCTGGCATCCCTCCTGTCCAGGCCTTGCTGGGGTCCACCAGCCCCACATACCCTGGCCAGGGctatcctccagcagcacaCGGAGCAAAGCCTGGCCCAGGTCCTCTGCATCAGCCACACTAGCAGTCTCCCCAGCAgcctcagctccttccccaggCCACAGCAGCCTGGCGAGGTGCTGAGCTGACGGGGGCCACATACTTAACCCATTAGGTGCAACCAGTATAGGGAAACCCCCCTACTTGCTGCTCCAGAGCCAGGTAAGCACTCAGAATCCTGGGGTGAGGGGCCTTGGGAATGCAGGGGCAGTGGGTGGCAGCCAAGGAGGGTTGGGGGTGAAGCCCAGCAGTCTCCGAGGCAGCATAGATATACCTCAAGCTATGCAGTCCCATCCTGTGCTGCAAAACCATGTGGGCAGAAGGCTGTGAGGTGGAGATGTGCCTCCTGCACCCCTATTCTGCTGGGGCAGGCCTGCTCCACTACCCCTGGCATCCCTCCTCAGCTAACCCTGGCATCCCTGCTCCCCCGAGGAGGACACCAGAACTCGGTCCAGGGGTCCCGAGGCTTCATTCCCTACATTCCCCGACTACACAGTGCTGTAAGCTGTGATGAGGTCCATGCCCCGTCCCAGCGCCGGAGGAGAACAAGTCCTCTTGCCGCCCCAGGAAGGCCAGGGGCAGCCTCAGCCCACCGGGAGGGGAGGCAGCCCGGGGCAGGGTCCCCGGTAGAGCCTGGGCAGCGCTGCGGCAGGCGGGGCGCTGCGATGCGCCTTCTGGCACGGCCCCGGCCCCTTCCCGAGCCGCTAAATATAGCCTCGGCCCCAGGCGAGGGCAACGGCTACTGCCCGGTTTGAAGAGCTGCCCCGGTCCGCTTCGCTCCTGCCAGAACCTGCGGAACAGGACGGAACGGGAGGACTGGGACCCCCacgccgccccccgccgccagCCCCGACGGGGAGCCCGCTGCCGCGGGGGGAGCCCCACTGAGtgcccagccccggcccccgGTGCCCGGCTGACGCCTCCAGCCTCGGCAGCTGTCCCCGTCCTTCCGCGGCCACCATTCCCCGCCAGACAGGTCacccccctccatccccagcgCACCCCGCAATGCGGCGGCAGGGGGGACCGGGGCGCCCCGGGACCGGTAGCGGCGAGGGGGGGGCCGGGCAGGAGCGGCGAGGGGTCATGGCTGCCCACGGGCAGGTGCCGGTAGGGCTGCCCAAGGTCACGGCGGGGAAGCAGGGAGCGCATCGCGGCTGCTCCCCGGTACCCGGTGGTCGGGGGATGGGGGCTGCCGGGCGTCCTCCCCGCCGCCGTGTCCGCCGCCGTGCCCGCACtcaccatgctgctgctgggggtcCGGGCTGTCCCGGCGGCTCGGTGCGGCGGGGCTCGGCGCGGAGCTGCGGCTGCTGCAATCCTCTCCGCAGCGCCTTCTTATAGGTGGGAGGGGCTCGCTGCCGCCACCCCCCCTGCATTTGGGTACATTTGCATGCCGGGCTGGAGTACCCCCGTCGGGGGCAGCGGCAACCTGCCTGGATCTCTCCCGGCTGCCGAGGAACCCCCAAGATGCAGGGCCAGGGgctgctctccctcctctgccGGGAGGGAAGGAGGTTCTGGCCGTCCACAGTTACAAGCAGTGCTCAGCCACCAGGACCCGGAGCAGCTACAGCAGCCCCTACCCTGCACCACAATGCAGCCCCCCTGGAATTTAGGCATACTCCGAGACCACCTGAGCCTCTAGaacaggagaaaggaggagaaacatGTCAGAGAGTCGTGTCAGGCTCTGTAGCTCAGCGTGCCCCCAAGCCTTCCTTCACCATCAGTACTTTGGGAACCTCTGGCCAAGGGCTGCCCTTCTCTTCCAGCGGGGATGGGCAGGTAGTGCCGCACATCTGAGACTGCAGATCAGCACGACAAATCCGGGCTGGGGAGCTGTCCCTGCTGCAAAAAGGGGGTCATTGCAGCCCTTTTGCTGTTAATGATTTGTGAGTACactcagagaagcagctctgtttcAGTCGCAGCTAGCACAGCCTTCCCAGCCAGAGCTGATCCCTCTGTGGAGGACGTGTGGACCACCATCCTGGTTCCTGGCTGGGCGAAAAGCAGAGTCCAACGCCCCAGCACTGCACGCTGTGTGCACAGGGAGAGAGGGCTCTGTCCTTGCTGCCCATGGGGATGGGGCTCTGCTGCTCAGTAGCATGCCAGGAGATACTGCTGTGTCCCTCTGCAGCAAggtgcagagcagaggtgcaggATATCCTCTAGCAAAAAGGTAATAGAACACAGTTCCAACTCCTAAATGCTTCCAGTGGCAGAGCCAGGTCTCTATGAAGACATAGGGAGGTGTCTGCAACGGGATTACTCCCAGAGAAGCAGGATCCCTCCTCGCCCCACACTCCAGTGTCAGTAAGGAGCGGATCAGAGCAGTGCCCGGCATGAGGGGCAGCAActcctgccctggtgcagcagcaggcaccacTCTATCTGAGCCCAGTGCTCTGGTCACGGGCATGGGGAACAATGCCGGCCACCCTGCACA
This region includes:
- the LOC115608293 gene encoding tubulin alpha-5 chain, which codes for MRECISVHVGQAGVQMGNTCWELYCLEHGIQPDGQMPSDKTIGGGDDSFTTFFCETGAGKHVPRAIFVDLEPTVIDEVRAGIYRQLFHPEQLITGKEDAANNYARGHYTIGKEIIDQVLDRIRKLADQCTGLQGFLVFHSFGGGTGSGFTSLLMERLSVDYGKKSKLEFSIYPAPQVSTAVVEPYNSILTTHTTLEHSDCAFMVDNEAIYDICRRNLDIERPTYTNLNRLISQIVSSITASLRFDGALNVDLTEFQTNLVPYPRIHFPLATYAPVISAEKAYHEQLSVAEITNSCFEPSNQMVKCDPRHGKYMACCLLYRGDVVPKDVNAAIATIKTKRSIQFVDWCPTGFKVGINYQPPTVVPGGDLAKVQRAVCMLSNTTAIAEAWARLDHKFDLMYAKRAFVHWYVGEGMEEGEFSEAREDMAALEKDYEEVGLDSYEDEEEGEE